ATAATTCCTTCGGCAAGGGTACGGAATTTCGATAATAGTTTATCCAGGGGCATACTGTAGAAAAAAAATAGGGGAATACGTGCTTGGGTAACAGGGTAAAAGCTGCATAAGTCTTCGTACGCAGCGGCAGTGGTTACGTTTCCGTGAGGCAGTTGCTTTTTCACCTACCTGAACTGAAGGGGGAATCCTCAAAAATAATCGCGCTCCAGATTGAGCTAGTCGCCGCCCTCGAGGCGGAAACTCAGGCAGAGCCAGTTCGGAAAGTTGACGAGGTCTTGGTTTTCAATTATTCGGTCGCCGACGGTCGATTCGGCCCGGTTGAAGCCGCCCGCCAGGTAAGTGCCGGGGTAGTTAAAGTCGTTGTTGCCGTTTTCTTCTGCCGCGCCGCGGGTCGCCACATAACCGTTGCCCAGCGTACACAGTGCCTCGCGTAGTTTCTGGTCTTCCGGTCGCCAGCCGAGGTAGGTGATGCGGAAGGCATGGTCAGCGTCGTCTGCCGGCAGGTAGTCGGTCAGATCGGTCAGGGAGGGAACGACCACGTCGGCACCGGCCTGGCGCAATGTCTCTTCGTCGTCTTTCCGGGCCACGCCCACCACCCAGCCGAACCTGCCCCGCCGGCCGGCTTCTACGCCCGCCAGGGCATCCTCGAGCACGACGGTGCGCGTCGGGGCGACTTCCAACTGGCGGCAGGCTTCCAGAAAGATGTCGGGGGCGGGTTTGCCTGCCAGCTCTTTTTCCTGGGACACTATGCCGTCAACGCGCACGTCGAACAGGTCGAGCACCCCCGCCGAATCGAGAATGCGTTCGGCATTGCGACTAGAGGAGATGATGCCTAGTTTGAGTCCTTCGTCCCGCCACCGGTGCAACGCCTCCAGGGCATCGGGATACGCCTGCGCGCCTTCTTTGTCCAGGATCTGCAGAAAAAACTCGTTTTTCCGTTGGCCCAGTCGGTACACCGTTTCTTCGTCCG
The Catalinimonas alkaloidigena genome window above contains:
- a CDS encoding beta-phosphoglucomutase family hydrolase; the protein is MLCYFFKAVVLDMDGVVTQTARLHAKAWKQLFDAFLKKHEGQPPFDLQHDYNRYIDGKSRLDGVRDFLASRDISLAEGGPTEGGPTEGGPTEGGPDNSSDEETVYRLGQRKNEFFLQILDKEGAQAYPDALEALHRWRDEGLKLGIISSSRNAERILDSAGVLDLFDVRVDGIVSQEKELAGKPAPDIFLEACRQLEVAPTRTVVLEDALAGVEAGRRGRFGWVVGVARKDDEETLRQAGADVVVPSLTDLTDYLPADDADHAFRITYLGWRPEDQKLREALCTLGNGYVATRGAAEENGNNDFNYPGTYLAGGFNRAESTVGDRIIENQDLVNFPNWLCLSFRLEGGD